The following coding sequences are from one Geodermatophilus normandii window:
- a CDS encoding VOC family protein, producing the protein MACDLVALDVDALDPLRLARFWAGVLGWEPDGAALVPTDDTGFRLRFVPTREPKATQNRRHLDLTSTSLEDQRRTVQRALALGGRHVDVGQRPEEDHVVLGDPEGNEFCVIGPGNRFLADCGFVGALACDGSQAVGHFWSRALGWPLVWDQDQETAIRSPHGGPKVTWGGPPVEPPAGDDRWRFDLAADGDLRAEVERLVSLGATRVGTARDGRVLMTDPDGNGYTVSTR; encoded by the coding sequence ATGGCCTGTGACCTCGTCGCGCTCGACGTCGACGCGCTCGACCCGCTCCGGCTCGCGCGCTTCTGGGCCGGCGTCCTGGGGTGGGAGCCCGACGGCGCCGCGCTCGTGCCGACCGACGACACCGGCTTCCGGCTCCGCTTCGTGCCGACGCGGGAGCCGAAGGCCACGCAGAACCGGAGGCACCTCGACCTGACCAGCACGTCGCTGGAGGACCAGCGGCGGACGGTGCAGCGGGCGCTCGCGCTGGGCGGCCGGCACGTCGACGTCGGTCAGCGCCCGGAGGAGGACCACGTCGTGCTCGGCGACCCCGAGGGCAACGAGTTCTGCGTCATCGGACCCGGCAACCGGTTCCTCGCCGACTGCGGCTTCGTCGGAGCGCTCGCGTGCGACGGCTCGCAGGCGGTCGGCCACTTCTGGAGTCGGGCGCTGGGCTGGCCGCTGGTCTGGGACCAGGACCAGGAGACCGCGATCCGCTCGCCGCACGGCGGCCCGAAGGTCACCTGGGGCGGCCCGCCCGTCGAGCCGCCGGCCGGCGACGACCGCTGGCGCTTCGACCTCGCGGCCGACGGCGACCTGCGGGCCGAGGTGGAGCGCCTGGTCTCGCTCGGGGCGACCCGGGTGGGCACCGCCCGCGACGGGCGGGTGCTCATGACCGATCCCGACGGCAACGGGTACACGGTGTCGACCCGCTGA
- a CDS encoding alpha/beta hydrolase, with amino-acid sequence MRVGLDCLVAAGLAGHVAGSRAFHAARGERRGPASLEELREARAQQVPAAPTAGVTVEQVADASGRAVPVRIASPATRQLRGVYLDVPGGGFTLGSAAGGDARDAALAESLGIAVVGVEHRLAPEDPWPAAPDDCEAAALWLLDHAGVRLGTTALAIGGSSAGATLAVTTLLRLRDRGLADRVCGAVLQFGTHDLSGRTPTGRRIAGEYFLEAHVGHVADRTAPDVSPVFGDLHGLPPTLLVVGALDILLEDNLVMAARPSAAGNEVDLRVYPESPHGFTGHPTGMARAALGDRDAWLTERLAAARVAGGTALRPAAGTS; translated from the coding sequence GTGCGGGTCGGACTGGACTGCCTGGTCGCGGCAGGACTCGCCGGGCACGTGGCGGGGAGCCGGGCGTTCCACGCCGCGCGGGGGGAGCGGCGAGGACCGGCGTCCCTCGAGGAGCTCCGGGAGGCGCGCGCCCAGCAGGTCCCGGCCGCGCCGACCGCGGGGGTCACCGTCGAGCAGGTCGCCGACGCATCCGGGCGGGCGGTCCCGGTGCGGATCGCGTCACCGGCGACCCGGCAGCTCCGCGGCGTGTACCTCGACGTCCCCGGTGGCGGCTTCACCCTCGGGTCCGCCGCGGGCGGGGACGCGCGCGACGCGGCGCTCGCCGAGTCGCTCGGGATCGCCGTGGTCGGCGTCGAGCACCGGCTCGCCCCCGAGGACCCCTGGCCGGCCGCGCCCGACGACTGCGAGGCCGCCGCGCTCTGGCTCCTCGACCACGCCGGGGTCCGGTTGGGCACGACCGCGCTGGCGATCGGCGGCAGCTCGGCCGGAGCCACCCTCGCCGTCACCACGCTGCTCCGGCTGCGGGACCGGGGCCTCGCGGACCGCGTCTGCGGCGCCGTGCTGCAGTTCGGGACCCACGACCTGAGCGGCCGGACCCCGACGGGCCGCCGGATCGCCGGCGAGTACTTCCTCGAGGCCCACGTCGGCCACGTCGCCGACCGCACCGCCCCCGACGTCTCCCCGGTCTTCGGCGACCTGCACGGCCTTCCGCCGACACTGCTGGTCGTCGGGGCGCTGGACATCCTGCTCGAGGACAACCTGGTCATGGCCGCCCGGCCGTCCGCGGCGGGCAACGAGGTCGACCTCCGCGTCTACCCGGAGTCGCCGCACGGCTTCACCGGCCACCCGACCGGCATGGCGAGAGCCGCGCTGGGCGACCGGGACGCCTGGCTCACCGAGCGCCTGGCCGCGGCGCGGGTGGCCGGCGGAACCGCGTTGCGTCCCGCCGCGGGAACGTCCTAG